Part of the Rhodothermales bacterium genome is shown below.
ACGCCGCGCGTGAGTTACCAGATCAATTCCGCCGCGAGCCTACTGCAAGGCCTGAATACGCTGGTTGGCGATCCGTTGAGCGCCACGAACAACGATTACCTGTCGCACAACCGCGGCCTCTCGTCCAACAGCAACCTGCTCTTCCGGCACCGTTTCCCCAAAGCCGGTCGGACGGCCTCCGTCAACGTCAGCCTGGGCCTGAACGACCGCAACGGCGATGCCGAACAGCTGGCATCGAGCGAGTTCTACGACGCCGTGGATCGCCTCATCGTGCTCGATCAGCGTTCCCGCAATGCCGAAGTGAGCACCACCGTCTCCGGTAGCATCGAGTACACCGAACCGATCGGTAAACGCGGTCAGCTCCAGTTCAACTACAGCCCGTCGGTGTCGAACAGCGACGCGGACCGGACGACCAACTCCCTGGACGAGGTCACCGTGCAATACAGTATCCTCGATCCAACGTTATCTACAGTGTTCGACAGCCGCTCGGTGCGCCAGCGCGCTGGCCTGCGCTACATGCTGCGCAGCGAAAAATCCATGCTCACCGTCGGCGTCGACGGGCAGGACGTCCAACTCACCGGTAACCAGACCTTCCCGACAACCTACGGCGTCAGCCGCTCCTTCCAGGACGTGCTCCCTCAGGCGATGTACAACTACCGGTTTAGCCAGACCGACAACCTGCGGGTGTTCTATCGGACGTCCACCAATACGCCGTCCATCTCCCAACTCCAGAGCGTGATCAATAACTCGAACCCGCTCCGAATCAGCAGCGGCAACCCGGATCTTCAGCAGAGCTACACCCACTTTATGGTCGCGCGGTTCAACAAGACCCAGCCGGCGACAGGGCGCGTCTTCATGACGTTTGCCAGCTTCAACCAGGGGACGAACAACATCGGCACGGAGTCGATCATCGCGATTCAGGACACCACGATCGCTCCCGGTGTCGTCCTCGCGCAGGGCTCGCAGTTTACGCGGCCGGTCAACCTGGATGGCTACTGGGGCGCGCGGACGTTCATGACCGCCGGCCTGCCTACCGGCTGGTTGAAAAGTAACGTCAACGTAAACGCCGGCTACTCGCTCACCCACGCGCCGGGCCTCATCAATAACCAGCGGAATATTTCGGACACACACGCCATCAACGGTGGGGCCGTCATCGGAAGTAACATCAGCGAAAAAATCGACTTCACGCTGACCTACAATCTCACCTACAGCATTGCCCGCAATTCCGTATACCCGGAGCTCGACGCCAACTACATGTACCACCGGACCGGCGCGCGCATCAACCTGATCCTCGGGAAGTCGTGGGTGCTGAATACCGACCTCAACGCCATCCAGTACTCCGGGCTCGGGGAGGACTACGACCAGGACAACCTGGTGTGGAACGCCGGCCTGGGCTATAAATTCCTAAAGGGAAATGGGGGAGAGGTGAAACTGATGGTGTCCGACATCCTCAACCAGAACACCAGCATCGTGCGGACCGTCAACGAGTTTTACGTGGAAGACAACCAGTCGAATGTCCTTGGCCGCTACGTGCTCCTCAACTTTACCTACCGCATCCGCAACTTCGGCGCGCCCGCGCCATCGGTGGCGCCGAGAGGATAATGACTCCGGCGTTTTTCACAACCATAAATACGAAATCATGACGAGCGTCGTCACGCCGACCACGATGTTGACGATGAGCCCTACGCGGAAAAAGTCAGAGAACTTATACCCGCCGGCAGCCATGGCCATCATGTTCGTCTGATATCCGATCGGCGAAAGGAAGCTGGCTGAAGCGGCCACCGCCACGGCCAGCGCGAAGGCCTCGGGTGGCGCCCCGAGCGTGGTCGATGCTTCCAGTCCAACACCTATCATCAGCGCCGCCGCCGCATTATTGGTGATCACCTCGGTCAGCAGGCTCGTGGCGATATAGACGGCGGATACGATCCCGATCACGCCGAAGGCGCTGCCATTCTCTGTTAGGAATAGCGCTATTGCCTCTGCGAGTCCTGTACTTTCTATCGCTTTGCCGAGCCCGAGCGCCGCCGCGATGACCAGCAACACCGGCACGTCCACCGCAGACTTGGCGTCTCGCCCCCGGAGGCAGCGCG
Proteins encoded:
- a CDS encoding outer membrane beta-barrel protein, producing AFGLNYSDRWGEKVRLTGSYFFNRSDNTSSVLLDREYFLTEATTQLYNETNASDTDNTNHRLNLRLQYDIDETNSLIFTPRVSYQINSAASLLQGLNTLVGDPLSATNNDYLSHNRGLSSNSNLLFRHRFPKAGRTASVNVSLGLNDRNGDAEQLASSEFYDAVDRLIVLDQRSRNAEVSTTVSGSIEYTEPIGKRGQLQFNYSPSVSNSDADRTTNSLDEVTVQYSILDPTLSTVFDSRSVRQRAGLRYMLRSEKSMLTVGVDGQDVQLTGNQTFPTTYGVSRSFQDVLPQAMYNYRFSQTDNLRVFYRTSTNTPSISQLQSVINNSNPLRISSGNPDLQQSYTHFMVARFNKTQPATGRVFMTFASFNQGTNNIGTESIIAIQDTTIAPGVVLAQGSQFTRPVNLDGYWGARTFMTAGLPTGWLKSNVNVNAGYSLTHAPGLINNQRNISDTHAINGGAVIGSNISEKIDFTLTYNLTYSIARNSVYPELDANYMYHRTGARINLILGKSWVLNTDLNAIQYSGLGEDYDQDNLVWNAGLGYKFLKGNGGEVKLMVSDILNQNTSIVRTVNEFYVEDNQSNVLGRYVLLNFTYRIRNFGAPAPSVAPRG